A region of the Argonema galeatum A003/A1 genome:
CAGTCTGGTCTATTCTAGTTTATGCTTTAGCCGTTGCTTTGGGTGGTGTATTCGGCTACATCAAAGCAAAAAGCAATATGTCGCTAATTACTGGTCTGGTTAGCGGTGCAGCGCTTCTAGTTGCATGGTTTTTTGCCACGACAAAACCGGAAACAGGATTGGCAATAGCAATTGTGATAGGAGCGGTTTTGGTAGTAGTTTTTATTACCCGTCTAATCCGTACCCGGAAATTCATGCCAGCCGGTATAATGATGTCTTTAAGCTTTTTGGCAACTGCGGTGTTTGTGTGGGGTTGGCTGGCTCTAGCCTAGCGTTATCAAGAATAATATCGGTCACACCCGCACAAGTTTGGCATCCTGTTGTTTGCTTTGGGGCAAATTCGCCCTAAACTGGCGTCCCATTTTCATAGTTTTCGGCAAAACTCCTACCAGCTGACCTAATACCTCATCAGGCAGATGGTTGACAGTTTCAGAGCCGAAATATTTATCTAGCAGGAATAAAATCGCCTGTGCCCGCTGTAGAGGTACTGAACTCTCCATCGCCTTTTGAGTGAAGCGGAACCACTTTTGCCTCATGGCATAAGCTTTCTGCCGTTCTTGATAAGATTCTGGATGAGCCAAAGCGAGATCGCCAACGGGAATGACTTTGCGACAGTCTATGTCGCACACACCGCCGACTGCTGACCCTGGCCCCGCAAATTCTGCGTGGTGGCGTTTGCAGACGATCAATCCACCCCGGCGACGAGGATCGATCGTCAGCAACTGTCCGCTACTCAACTGGGTCAAAACCTGAGTTGAGTTAACAGTAATTTGTGGGAGAAGCGACTTGTCTGACATCTTGACCCCTAGAACTCCATATTCTCACTATGAATTATTCCTGAAAACTATTAAGTGACAGGAGGGTTTATCTTATAGTGACTGTAAGCTTTTGGGGCAGTGATTCAAGAGCTAGAGCAAATGTGACTTCACTTGTGCATCAAAGTGATTTTGGTCACAAGGTGAGTTAATACGTTTGGGGTGAACTAAATCTAGTTATCTACCCGCTGGTCAGACCCACACCATAGCAGCTTCTGCTTGGTGTTGGGATGAAAGGCGGGTTAAAATTGGGTACTCGATGTACCCAATTTTAACAAATCATGTTACTATATTTACACAGCACGTTTCTATAAAATGCTAGTTTACGAAGCAAAGCTAAAAGGAACAGAAGCCCAGTACCACATCCTTGATGAGATGTTGCGGACTGGGCTTTTTGTTCGTAATAAAGCGTTGCGATACTGGATGGATAATCCAGGAGTAAACGGCATGGACTTGAACAAATACTGCAAAGTTCTAGCTGACAACCCTGAATTTCCTTGGGTTAAGAAACTTAACTCAATGGCAAGACAGGCAATGGCTGAACGAGCCTGGTTTGCTATATCGAGATTCTTTGATAACTGCAAACAGAAAGTAGCAGGCAAAAAAGGTTATCCGAAGTTCAAAAAACTGTTGACCAGAGCATCAGT
Encoded here:
- a CDS encoding TMEM14 family protein; amino-acid sequence: MDRIAVWSILVYALAVALGGVFGYIKAKSNMSLITGLVSGAALLVAWFFATTKPETGLAIAIVIGAVLVVVFITRLIRTRKFMPAGIMMSLSFLATAVFVWGWLALA